One Nocardia huaxiensis genomic window, GTGGGCATCACCATCGCCGCGTCCCTGCTCGTATCCTTCGGGCTCGCACCGGTTTTCGGCATCACCACCGAGCTGATCGTGGGTACCGCGCCGCCGGAGCAGGCCGGGGCGGCCTCCGGCCTGTCCGAGACGGGAGCCGAATTCGGTGGTGCACTGGGGATCTCGATTCTCGGCAGCATCAGCATCGCCATCTATCGCGCCGAGCTGGCCACCACGCTGCCCTACGGCCTGCGCGATGCGGACGCCTCCAGCGTCCGCGACACCCTCGGCGCGGCCATGGAGGTCGCGCATGCGGTGCCCGGCAATCTCGGTGCGGCAGTAGCCGATTCGGCCAGGCAGGCGTTCCTCACCGGGATGCACCTGACCTCCGCCATCGCCGCCGGCGCGGCCCTGGTATTGGCCTTCATCGCCGTGACGAGGTTGCGGCACATTCCACCTGGGTGAGCCGACGGTGTCGTGGGGCGTGTCAGCACCCGCGCAGCGCCCGCACCGCGGTCACCAGATCCTCACCGGACAGCTGCTCGGCGGTCGGCGCGATGAGCGATTGCATGGCCAGCCCCTGGAACAGAATGAACAGCAGCCGGCCCACGGCCTGGGACTGTTCCGCCGACAGCTCCGGATACACCTCCCGCAGCGTGACCGCCATGTCGCCGAGGGCTTTGGCGGTCGCCTCGGCCATGTAGATCTGCGCTTCGGGATCCCGGGAGATCTGCACGCCGTTCTCAGCGCTGAGTATGAGCGATTCCCGATTGTTGTAGGCCACGTCGACGAAGCCGTTCCAGGTGTTCGCGAGCGCGTCCCACGGAGTCTGCCCCTCCCCCGCATCCCGGATCGCGGCTTCGATGCCGTCTCCGATATCGGAGCCGACGCCCTCGGTGAGCGTCTCCATGACGAGGCGGTCCTTGGAGCCGAAGTGATAGCCGATGGCGGCGAGGCTGACACCGGCGGCATTGGCGATATCGCGGGCGGTGACCTTGGCGAGGCCGCGCTCCAGGATGGCCTGGCGGGCGCCCGCCAGGAGATCTTCTCGGTTTCCCATAACCGCACCCTACCAGCGTCTTAGACATTTGTTCTAGACAGCTGTGCGAGAGTCTGTTAGACATATGTCTTAGACAGACGTTCTTCTCCGAGGGAGTACCGAAATGAGCACCACCACCAACCTCCGCATCCTGGTCGCCGGCGGCGGCATCGCAGGCAACGCCGTTGCACTGCAACTGGTTCGGGCCGGCGTCGCGGTCACCGTCGTAGAGCGCGCCGAGACCCCGCGGCCCGGCGGCCAGGCCGTCGACCTGCGCGGTCCCAGCCGCATGGTGGCCGAGCGCATGGGCCTGATGGAGGGCATCCGCAAGTACCAGCTGCAGGAGGAGGCCATGCTGCTGGTCGACCGCAAGGGCGCGGAGATCTACCGCATGGGCGCCGACATGTTCGACGGCAAGGGCCCGGTCGCCGATATCGAGATCTCCCGCGGAGATCTCAACAATGTCCTGCTCACCGAACTCGCCGCCGCCGCAGGCGAACTCGACTACCGCTACGGCGAGTGGGTCGAGGGCCTGACGCAGGACGAGACCGGAGTCGCGGTCACCTTCGCCTCCGGCGCGGTCGAGCGTTTCGACCTGGTGATCGGCGCGGACGGCGTGCACTCGGCCACGCGCCGAATGGCTTTCGGCCCCGAGGAGCAGTTCGCCACCTACCTGGGCGGCTACATGTCCTTCTACACCATCGACACCCCGGCCGGGGTGAACCCGGAGTGGATGACCATCCACCCGGTGCCCAGCGCCTCGGTGGGCGTGCGCGCCGACGCCGATCCGGCCACTTCCAAGGCCATCATCACGCTGCGCACCGAACAGAATCCGGCGCTGCGCCGCGATGTGGCCGCGCAACAGCAGCTGATTCGCGACATGCTCGCCGGGGCGGGCTGGAAAGCGCCGGAGATCCTGGCCGCCATGGATTCCACGCCCGACTTCTACTTCGACGAACTCGTGCGCATCGACATGCCGACGCTCTCGGCCGGCCGGGTCACCCTGCTGGGTGATTCCGCGTTCTGCGGCTCCCCCATGACCGGCATGGGCACCGCCATGGCCATTGTGGGCGCTTACGTGCTCGCCGGTGAAATCGCGTCCACCCCGGGCGATCTCGCGGCCGCACTCGCCCGCTACGAGGAGATCGTCACCCCGTTCCTGGCCAAGGCCAAGGAGATTCCGGGCGGCGGCATCAAGATGATGCTGCCCACCTCCGAATTCGGGCTGAAGGCGGCGCAGTTGATGGGCAAGCTCATGACCACCAAGATCATGCGCCCGGTCATGATGAAGATGCTGGACCAGACCGAGGACTACGTGCTGCCGGAGTACTGATCGGTACCCACTAGTCTCGAATCGTGAAGCGGAAGATCATCATGGACGTCGACACCGGCATCGACGATTCGCTGGCTCTGCTCTACCTGCTGGCCTCCCCCGAGGCCGAGATCATCGGAATCGCCGCCACCGCGGGCAATGTGGCCGCCGATCGGGTGGCGGCCAACAACCTCGCCTGGCTGGACGTGTGTGGAGCCCCGGAGATCGAAGTGGCCCTGGGCGCCGCGGAACCTCTCGCGATTGCGCTGCGGACCACCGAGGACACCCACGGGCCCCAGGGTGTGGGGTATGCGGAACTCCCCGAGTCGCGGCGGACGGTGTCGGAGCGGTCGGCAGCGCAGATGTGGGTGGATCTGGTGCGCGCGCATCCCGGCGAGATCGTCGGGCTGTGCACCGGGCCGCTCACCAATCTGGCGCTGGCCCTGCGGCTCGAGCCCGAACTGCCCCGGCTGCTGCACCGGCTGGTGATCATGGGCGGGGCGTTCAACCATCCCGGGAACACCACCCCCACCAACGAGTGGAACGTGCACGTGGATCCCGAAGCCGCCAAGCAGGTGTTCGACGCCTTCTCCGCGGCGCCGGCGGATCGACGGCCGATCGTGTGCGCGCTCGACATCACCGAGACCATCGAGATGCATCCCAAACATCTGGTGGCGCTGGCGGATCGGGCCGGGAGCACGCCCGCCGAGACCGTGGGGCCGCAGGACGGGCCGCAGTGGCGTTCGGCGGCAAGCAATCCCGTCATCCGGTATTTCACCGATGCGGTGCGGTTCTACTTCGACTTCCACCTCCTGTACGACCAGGGGTACCTGGCGCACATGCACGATCCGTTCGCCGCAGCCGTGGCACTGGACCCGCAGTTGGCGGTGACCCGGCCCGCGACCGTGGATGTGGAGCTCGCGGGGACCATCACCCGGGCGACCACGGTGGCCGACTGGGCGGGCATGTGGGAGCGGGAACCCAACGCCGACATCGTGATCGGCACCGACCCCGAACTGTTCTTCGATCGCATGATCGCGCGCGTCGGCGATTTCGCCCGCACGCTCTACCCGCCGCAGGAGGCCCGGTGACCCGCGAAAACGACGGTGACTACAGCGCCGGATTCCGTGCGCGGCTCGGCCTGCCGGGGATCATCGATATTCATACCCATTTCATGCCCGAGCAGGTGCTGCGCAAGGTGTGGGAGTACTTCGATTCCGCGGGGCCGCTCACCGCGCGGCCGTGGCCCATCACCTATCGCGACGACGAACAGGTGCGGCTGAAGACCCTGCGGGGCTTCGGGGTTCGCGCGTTCACCTCGCTGGTGTACCCGCACAAGCCGGATATGGCGGCGTGGCTGAACGAGTGGACCGCCGATTTCGCCGCGCGCACGCCCGACTGTCTGCACACCGCCACCTTCTACCCCGAACAGCACGCGGCCTCGTATGTGGAGGCGGCGCTCGAGGCCGGGGCGCGGATCTTCAAGGTGCACGTGCAGGTCGGCCACTTCCATCCCGGCGACCCGTTGCTCACCGAGGTATGGGGCATGCTGCAGGAGGCCGGGGTGCCGGTACTGATTCACTGCGGATCGGGTCCCGCCGCAGGGGAATTCACCGGTCCGGAGCCGATTGCCGCACTGCTGCGGCGTTTTCCGCGGCTGCGGTTGATCATCGCCCATATGGGCGCTCCCGAGTACAGCGAGTTCCTCGATCTCGCACAGGATTACGATGGAGTGCTGTTCGACACCACCATGAACTTCACGGACTTCTTCGAAGCCCAGGACCCGTTCCCGGCCGCGGAACGCGGCCGGCTGCGCTACTTCTCCGACCGCATCCTGTTCGGCAGCGACTTCCCGAATATCCCGTACTCCTACAGCCACGCCCTCTACGCGCTGGA contains:
- a CDS encoding FAD-dependent monooxygenase, whose amino-acid sequence is MSTTTNLRILVAGGGIAGNAVALQLVRAGVAVTVVERAETPRPGGQAVDLRGPSRMVAERMGLMEGIRKYQLQEEAMLLVDRKGAEIYRMGADMFDGKGPVADIEISRGDLNNVLLTELAAAAGELDYRYGEWVEGLTQDETGVAVTFASGAVERFDLVIGADGVHSATRRMAFGPEEQFATYLGGYMSFYTIDTPAGVNPEWMTIHPVPSASVGVRADADPATSKAIITLRTEQNPALRRDVAAQQQLIRDMLAGAGWKAPEILAAMDSTPDFYFDELVRIDMPTLSAGRVTLLGDSAFCGSPMTGMGTAMAIVGAYVLAGEIASTPGDLAAALARYEEIVTPFLAKAKEIPGGGIKMMLPTSEFGLKAAQLMGKLMTTKIMRPVMMKMLDQTEDYVLPEY
- a CDS encoding TetR/AcrR family transcriptional regulator, whose translation is MGNREDLLAGARQAILERGLAKVTARDIANAAGVSLAAIGYHFGSKDRLVMETLTEGVGSDIGDGIEAAIRDAGEGQTPWDALANTWNGFVDVAYNNRESLILSAENGVQISRDPEAQIYMAEATAKALGDMAVTLREVYPELSAEQSQAVGRLLFILFQGLAMQSLIAPTAEQLSGEDLVTAVRALRGC
- a CDS encoding nucleoside hydrolase — encoded protein: MDVDTGIDDSLALLYLLASPEAEIIGIAATAGNVAADRVAANNLAWLDVCGAPEIEVALGAAEPLAIALRTTEDTHGPQGVGYAELPESRRTVSERSAAQMWVDLVRAHPGEIVGLCTGPLTNLALALRLEPELPRLLHRLVIMGGAFNHPGNTTPTNEWNVHVDPEAAKQVFDAFSAAPADRRPIVCALDITETIEMHPKHLVALADRAGSTPAETVGPQDGPQWRSAASNPVIRYFTDAVRFYFDFHLLYDQGYLAHMHDPFAAAVALDPQLAVTRPATVDVELAGTITRATTVADWAGMWEREPNADIVIGTDPELFFDRMIARVGDFARTLYPPQEAR
- a CDS encoding amidohydrolase family protein, whose protein sequence is MTRENDGDYSAGFRARLGLPGIIDIHTHFMPEQVLRKVWEYFDSAGPLTARPWPITYRDDEQVRLKTLRGFGVRAFTSLVYPHKPDMAAWLNEWTADFAARTPDCLHTATFYPEQHAASYVEAALEAGARIFKVHVQVGHFHPGDPLLTEVWGMLQEAGVPVLIHCGSGPAAGEFTGPEPIAALLRRFPRLRLIIAHMGAPEYSEFLDLAQDYDGVLFDTTMNFTDFFEAQDPFPAAERGRLRYFSDRILFGSDFPNIPYSYSHALYALERLDLGDGWLRQVCHDNAARIFDIDTAAQIADTRPSSPS